In Drosophila yakuba strain Tai18E2 chromosome 2R, Prin_Dyak_Tai18E2_2.1, whole genome shotgun sequence, a single genomic region encodes these proteins:
- the LOC6531541 gene encoding serine protease 53, whose translation MSTAWLVIFAWMLMGQGSARLLDENCGNAVSIGEKIVGGKDAEKDKNPWMAIIKSKNEIVCGGTLINDRFVMTAAHCICNNSECSEQRTQLTATLGLYHSISKHDDDEYDYAHVANVVRAHMHTSFAMSSHVNDICLLELARSVVYTQKIKPICILLNEQNKAQTDAIKNYTTVGWGLTGNGNTSDALQVLEIYKLDREHCTDFYWEIYSSQICGGRADQKDTCKGDSGGPLYAEWLYGSIRRATQFGIVSAGSTKCRGIGMYTDVMSHIDFIERIALDSDIEVVLPKLDLLDDGCLGQHTLRSWEGNGNDATKSFEWLAEVYMQSFLLSYGVLISKNFVVTTAQMLPEDVEFTVQLGQGVMDIFDVAYVHKHPEFVSLAQNDIALLKLDREVQYTESIRPICLPSPSNQAQQKKFQGWAADPAQKLITIGRGIRTNVAVRRTNSSECYQEDHQEIGERQLCVERPAPNILRVGSGSPLVSPLFEKKGAFSLVGLASFGRNEDASPDVYTNVLGHLEWIGDLQIKESSFDIIASA comes from the exons ATGTCCACAGCATGGCTTGTAATATTCGCTTGGATGCTGATGGGTCAGGGATCGGCCCGCCTCTTGGATGAGAATTGTGGAAACGCGGTCAGCATTGGGGAAAAGATAGTCGGAGGAAAGGATGCGGAAAAAGATAAGAATCCGTGGATGGCCATAATTAAATCCAAAAACGAAATTGTCTGCGGAGGAACGCTGATTAATGACCGTTTCGTTATGACGGCCGCGCACTGCATCTGCAATAATTCAGAATGCAGTGAGCAGCGCACTCAACT CACTGCCACCTTGGGGTTGTACCATAGTATATCGaaacatgatgatgatgaataTGATTATGCCCATGTGGCCAATGTGGTTCGGGCCCACATGCACACATCCTTTGCTATGTCAAGCCATGTCAATGATATATGTCTGCTCGAATTGGCAAGAAGCGTCGTCTACACGCAGAAAATTAAACCGATATGCATTCTATTGAACGAACAGAACAAGGCGCAAACGGATGCcatcaaaaattacacaaCAGTCGGCTGGGGATTAACGGGAAACGGGAATACCAGTGACGCACTTCAAGTGCTTGAAATCTACAAACTGGATAGGGAACATTGTACGGATTTCTACTGGGAAATATATAGCTCACAGATCTGTGGTGGCAGAGCAGACCAAAAGGACACCTGCAAGGGCGACTCCGGAGGACCCTTGTATGCAGAGTGGTTATATGGAAGCATCAGGCGAGCAACGCAATTCGGAATAGTCAGCGCGGGCAGCACAAAATGCCGGGGTATCGGCATGTACACCGATGTGATGAGCCACATCGACTTTATCGAGCGCATTGCCCTGGACTCGGACATTGAAGTGGTGCTACCGAAACTAGACCTACTGGATGACGGATGTCTGGGCCAGCACACGTTGCGGAGCTGGGAAGGAAATGGCAACGATGCGACCAAGTCCTTCGAATGGTTAGCTGAGGTCTACATGCAGTCCTTTTTGCTCTCATATGGCGTGCTCATTTCGAAAA ATTTCGTGGTGACAACGGCACAGATGCTACCCGAAGATGTGGAATT CACGGTTCAACTGGGGCAAGGTGTTATGGATATCTTCGATGTGGCATATGTGCACAAGCATCCGGAATTCGTAAGTCTGGCCCAAAACGATATAGCGCTTCTTAAGCTGGACAGAGAAGTTCAGTACACGG AATCTATTCGACCCATCTGCCTGCCCTCTCCAAGCAACCAAGCGCAGCAGAAGAAGTTCCAAGGCTGGGCTGCTGATCCTGCCCAGAAACTCATCACCATTGGCCGGGGCATTCGGACTAACGTGGCGGTGCGACGGACCAATTCCAGTGAATGCTACCAGGAGGATCACCAGGAGATCGGAGAGCGACAGCTGTGCGTGGAACGACCAGCTCCTAACATCCTGCGCGTGGGCAGTGGCAGTCCTTTGGTAAGCCCCCTGTTCGAAAAGAAGGGGGCATTCAGCCTGGTCGGCTTGGCCAGCTTCGGCAGAAACGAGGACGCTTCTCCAGATGTCTATACCAATGTTTTGGGCCACTTGGAGTGGATCGGAGATTTGCAAATTAAAGAATCTAGTTTTGATATTATTGCCTCTGCATAA
- the LOC6531539 gene encoding importin-11, with the protein MAMATGAASGAAAAVAGASVEQLVAQTLQAATNPSHEIVQKAEAQLREWEQQPGFFPTIARLSMRRGGGGGEGVSSTEDSEVKVRWMAAVYLKNGVERYWRPNSRQELPAEQKQQIREVLLRHYDAEEVPQVALQIAVLLGRLARTDYPRFWPELLPTLMKQLQSCSTDGDSALQQRILIVLHYVLKALASRRLMAEQRAFEELGSQIFAYLAWDIWAPLTTRFLQLVRKEQAMALNALQRAYVVMRSLRKLVVYGCAKPYKSTDHMNFVEQLFQRLRQCLELRYELKMGSATPGTATILTELERFVIKMMKTLNELMERHSVSFARFVPVALEFSFHYVFHEGTALIFDAGDRINFKNFAIQALNMLKGIMLSGNDSISAPPEGGASIEDELLASAAQSHAKFFTAERVTYICEKIVTHYFLLTQQELEEWQQDPEGYDQDDGGGDAWKYALRPSVETLYFTCFTQHSQVMIQEVLRFVRRAQQLQLTPESDLKVILLKDAIYNAVGQAAFHFFNKLDFGAWLTSQLLAELRVEAPNFRILRRRIIWLVGHWVGVQLPRELRPLAYEACLHLLRPQEDMPTRLAAARTLNLLIDDFEFMPEAFHQYFSSLFEALFLLLHEAGECDTKIVVLGTMTLLVEKMSEYIEPQALQFIAYLPLLWRESEEYDLLRCAIIGTLEQLVRTIRDVPEPMKPFLYSVIELSTDLQQHSHVYLIEDGIMLWLAVIGNSTALTPELLALCDHLLPIIEMSSENLRTVLQLIHAYILLDAQAYLSRYGEGFVAYCVRSFEDIRVEGIIAMLRIFETCLKTDAAMGLRLVRPALPFVFQQVCLKQEYPMTMGWYLTIVARTLLIDQSVFMSVVQQLPQADALARILDVWIEMFPMVPDTHAEKRKLFCLAFASIFGSNELLLARLPHILQLVDETLGEVMDKQYAATDEGASKTTPRFYDSLVIHDEHELDELQQQLGSGGGVSEDFHTKGYPAKTYHDDRHRQLVLKDPVYKIPLTEYLKWQLQSLQAQLGSQRYEQVMCSVVPEVLERITMYIEQTVPKACVVCAGSGSGSGSGAPADETLSEQVESG; encoded by the exons atggcaatggcaacgggAGCAGCatctggagcagcagcagcggttgCAGGAGCGTCGGTGGAGCAGCTCGTAGCCCAGACACTGCAGGCGGCCACAAATCCGAGCCATGAGATTGTCCAGAAGGCGGAGGCGCAGCTACGCGAGTGGGAGCAGCAGCCGGGCTTCTTTCCCACGATTGCCCGTCTGAGCATGCGacgtggtggtggcggcggcgaAGGGGTGTCCAGTACGGAAGACTCCGAGGTAAAGGTGCGCTGGATGGCGGCTGTCTACCTGAAGAATGGCGTTGAGCGGTATTGGCGGCCCAATTCACGGCAGGAGCTGCCCGCcgagcagaagcagcagatCCGGGAAGTTCTTCTGCGGCACTACGACGCAGAGGAAGTGCCCCAGGTCGCCCTGCAGATAGCCGTGCTCCTAGGTCGCCTGGCACGCACGGATTACCCGCGATTTTGGCCGGAACTGTTGCCCACGCTCATGAAGCAGCTGCAGTCCTGCAGTACGGATGGGGATTCAGCCCTGCAGCAGCGAATTCTTATTGTCCTACACTATGTCCTCAAGGCCCTGGCCTCACGGCGACTGATGGCCGAGCAACGGGCCTTCGAGGAGCTGGGCTCACAGATATTTGCATATCTGGCGTGGGACATCTGGGCCCCACTTACGACGCGCTTTTTGCAGCTCGTCCGAAAGGAGCAGGCGATGGCCCTCAATGCCCTTCAACGGGCCTATGTAGTGATGAGATCCCTGCGCAAGCTGGTGGTCTACGGCTGTGCCAAGCCGTACAAGTCCACGGACCACATGAACTTTGTGGAGCAGCTTTTTCAGCGGTTGCGACAGTGCCTCGAGCTGCGATATGAACTGAAGATGGGATCGGCCACGCCTGGCACTGCCACGATACTCACCGAATTGGAGCGCTTTGTGATTAAGATGATGAAGACCCTCAATGAACTGATGGAGCGGCATTCTGTTTCCTTTGCGAGGTTCGTTCCGGTGGCCCTGGAGTTCAGCTTCCACTATGTGTTCCACGAGGGCACCGCCCTCATTTTCGACGCCGGCGATCGGATcaactttaaaaactttgccatACAGGCGCTGAACATGCTGAAAGGAATCATGCTTAGCGGCAACGATAGCATCAGTGCTCCGCCCGAAGGTGGGGCTTCCATAGAGGATGAGCTGTTGGCCAGCGCTGCTCAAAGCCACGCCAAGTTCTTCACTGCGGAGCGAGTAACCTACATCTGTGAGAAGATCGTGACGCACTATTTTCTGCTCACtcagcaggagctggaggagtGGCAGCAGGATCCAGAGGGCTATGACCAGGACGACGGTGGTGGTGATGCTTGGAAGTATGCCTTAAGGCCCAGCGTGGAGACCCTCTATTTCACCTGCTTTACGCAGCACTCGCAGGTTATGATCCAGGAGGTGCTCCGTTTCGTAAGACGTGCCCAGCAACTGCAGCTTACCCCGGAATCTGACCTGAAAGTGATACTGCTGAAGGACGCCATTTACAATGCTGTAGGGCAGGCCGCCTTTCATTTCTTCAACAAGTTGGATTTTGGCGCCTGGCTCACATCTCAATTGCTGGCGGAGCTGCGCGTGGAAGCTCCCAACTTTCGGATCCTGCGGCGTCGCATCATATGGCTGGTAGGCCACTGGGTTGGCGTCCAGCTGCCCAGAGAGCTGCGTCCCCTGGCTTACGAAGCCTGCCTGCATCTTCTCCGGCCACAGGAGGATATGCCCACAAGACTGGCCGCTGCCAGAACGTTGAATCTGTTGATCGACGATTTTGAGTTCATGCCGGAAGCCTTTCACCAATATTTCTCATCACTCTTCGAGGCCCTCTTCTTGCTGCTCCATGAGGCCGGCGAATGCGACACCAAGATCGTGGTGCTGGGCACGATGACGCTGCTTGTGGAGAAGATGAGCGAGTACATCGAGCCGCAGGCACTGCAGTTCATCGCGTATTTACCCCTCCTGTGGCGCGAGAGCGAGGAATACGACCTTCTGCGCTGCGCCATCATTGGCACCCTAGAGCAGCTGGTACGCACGATACGGGATGTCCCGGAGCCAATGAAGCCCTTCCTTTACAGCGTGATCGAACTGAGCACGGATCTTCAG CAACACTCGCACGTCTACCTCATCGAAGATGGCATCATGCTCTGGCTGGCGGTGATTGGGAACTCGACTGCGCTGACGCCCGAGCTACTTGCTCTGTGCGACCATCTTCTGCCTATCATCGAGATGTCGTCGGAGAACCTACGCACCGTGCTGCAGCTGATTCACGCCTATATATTGCTGGACGCTCAGGCTTATCTGAGTCGTTACGGCGAGGGATTTGTGGCCTACTGTGTGCGCTCTTTCGAGGACATACGTGTGGAGGGAATTATTGCCATGCTGCGCATCTTTGAGACATGTCTGAAAACGGACGCGGCGATGGGACTGCGGCTGGTTCGACCGGCACTGCCCTTTGTCTTCCAGCAGGTGTGCCTTAAGCAGGAGTATCCCATGACCATGGGATGGTATCTGACCATCGTGGCCCGCACCCTGCTTATTGACCAGTCTGTATTCATGTCGGTGGTGCAGCAATTGCCACAAGCGGATGCTTTGGCACGCATTCTAGACGTTTGGATCGAGATGTTCCCAATGGTACCCGACACGCACGCGGAGAAGCGCAAGCTCTTCTGCCTGGCCTTTGCCTCGATCTTTGGTAGCAACGAACTGCTGCTTGCCCGCCTGCCTCACATCCTGCAGCTGGTGGACGAAACGCTGGGCGAGGTGATGGACAAGCAGTACGCCGCCACCGATGAGGGTGCCTCGAAGACCACGCCTCGCTTCTATGACTCATTGGTCATTCATGACGAGCACGAGTTGGacgagctgcagcagcagctgggcAGTGGCGGCGGCGTCAGCGAGGACTTCCACACCAAGGGTTATCCGGCCAAGACCTACCACGACGACCGCCACCGGCAGCTGGTGCTGAAAGACCCCGTTTATAAGATCCCCCTTACCGAGTATCTCAAGTGGCAGCTGCAGTCGCTGCAAGCACAGCTGGGATCCCAGCGCTACGAGCAGGTGATGTGCTCCGTGGTTCCCGAGGTACTGGAGAGGATTACCATGTACATAGAGCAGACTGTGCCCAAGGCTTGTGTGGTGTGCGCGGGCTCTGGCTCCGGCTCCGGATCGGGGGCGCCTGCGGACGAGACGCTCTCCGAACAGGTCGAGTCCGGCTGA
- the LOC6531540 gene encoding phenoloxidase-activating enzyme 1, which translates to MKSLWTVHFAIVLCLLQELRAQFIDPDCGTTIALPPTYRIIGGRNADIGSNPWIAYLHINSALVCAGTLITRRFVLTAAHCMDQYNLLTVRLGEYDTTTRIDCTSEFCIPTYEEYTVAAAHVHSLYENRQDGRNDIGLLKLNGIVFYTKFIRPVCLFQNPGKVPNTSSYEATGWGKIDLINTATVLQTVNLNRLDQGECEQFLHTSLAHGQFCAGQSRADTCSGDSGGPLLRKMSNGQVTRTVQLGIVSYGHHLCRGPGVYTDVLSFMRWILHIIRWNSN; encoded by the exons ATGAAATCGCTGTGGACTGTTCATTTCGCCATTGTTCTTTGCCTGTTGCAAGAACTGAGAGCCCAGTTCATTGATCCCGATTGCGGAACTACCATCGCTCTTCCACCCACATATAGAATCATTGGCGGTAGAAATGCAGACATAGGATCTAATCCGTGGATCGCCTACTTGCACATAAACTCGGCTTTAGTTTGTGCTGGCACATTGATCACAAGAA GGTTTGTACTCACCGCAGCGCACTGCATGGACCAGTACAATCTGTT AACGGTTCGCCTTGGGGAATACGACACAACTACACGCATAGATTGTACATCCGAGTTCTGTATTCCAACGTATGAGGAGTACACCGTTGCGGCTGCCCACGTGCATAGCTTATATGAAAACAGACAAGATGGTCGCAACGACATAGGATTGCTTAAACTTAATGGAATCGTCTTTTACACAA AGTTCATACGACCAGTTTGTCTGTTCCAAAATCCAGGCAAAGTTCCCAATACATCCTCCTACGAGGCCACTGGATGGGGTAAGATTGATCTGATCAACACCGCCACAGTTCTGCAAACAGTCAACCTGAACAGGCTCGACCAAGGCGAGTGTGAGCAATTCCTGCACACTTCGCTTGCACACGGTCAGTTCTGCGCGGGACAATCGCGAGCGGACACCTGTAGCGGTGACTCAGGCGGTCCGCTGCTTAGGAAAATGTCAAATGGTCAAGTGACCCGCACCGTTCAGTTAGGAATTGTTAGCTATGGTCACCACTTGTGTCGCGGCCCAGGAGTCTACACAGACGTTCTAAGTTTTATGCGTTGGATACTGCACATTATTCGCTGGAACTCAAACTGA
- the LOC6531543 gene encoding mannose-1-phosphate guanyltransferase alpha, which yields MLKAVILIGGPQKGTRFRPLSLDTPKPLFPLAGRPLIAHHIEACAQLPDLREILIVGYYSQTQMEGFVGDMQALYSSSNINIRYLQEFTALGTAGGMYHFRDQIRAGNPRAFFVLNGDVCADFPLQELCDFHEKRPASALVTIMSTEATRQQSLHYGCLVFDRSNGAVSHYVEKPSSYVSTFINCGVYVCSMDIFTVLAQIFHSRGQEYSCQAFCNGNGNGNGREQGHIKWEQEVLTPLAGTDKLFAMPVPNWWSQLKTAGSAIYANRHYLGLYKKTHPERLANVGTKRGEGDGSLICTVHPDVYVHPSATVHHSAVLGPNVAIGPGVTIGPGVRIRESIVLEQAQIMDHTLVLHSIVGRGSTIGAWARVEGTPSDPDPNKPFAKMENPPLFNNEGKLNPSITILGCFVQVPAEKILLNSIVLPHKELSRSFKNEIIL from the exons ATGCTGAAGGCCGTTATCCTGATCGGCGGTCCCCAGAAGGGCACCCGCTTCCGCCCCCTTTCGCTGGACACGCCCAAGCCGCTCTTCCCACTGGCGGGTCGTCCCCTAATCGCCCATCATATAGAGGCCTGCGCCCAGCTGCCCGATCTCCGCGAGATCCTGATCGTCGGCTACTATTCTCAGACCCAAATGGAGGGTTTCGTGGGCGACATGCAGGCCCtgtacagcagcagcaacatcaacattaG GTACCTTCAGGAGTTCACTGCCTTGGGAACTGCAGGCGGAATGTACCACTTTCGGGATCAGATTAGAGCTGGCAATCCCAGAGCCTTCTTTGTATTGAACGGAGATGTCTGCGCTGATTTTCCTCTGCAGGAACTGTGCGACTTTCACGAGAAGCGGCCTGCGAGTGCTCTGGTCACCATCATGTCCACGGAGGCAACACGTCAGCAATCCTTGCATTACGGTTGTCTGGTTTTTGATCGCAGTAACGGAGCTGTTTCGCATTATGTAGAAAAGCCCAGCTCCTATGTGTCCACCTTTATAAACTGTGGGGTCTATGTCTGTTCCATGGATATATTCACGGTTTTGGCACAGATTTTTCACTCGAGAGGTCAGGAGTACAGCTGCCAGGCATTTTGCaatggaaacggaaatggaaatgggcgAGAGCAGGGGCACATCAAGTGGGAACAGGAGGTGCTCACGCCCCTGGCTGGAACCGATAAGCTCTTTGCCATGCCAGTGCCCAATTGGTGGTCCCAGCTGAAGACTGCTGGATCAGCAATCTACGCAAATCGTCATTACCTGGGCCTCTACAAGAAAACGCACCCCGAGAGATTGGCAAACGTGGGCACCAAACGCGGAGAGGGCGACGGCAGCTTGATCTGCACCGTGCATCCGGACGTCTATGTTCATCCCAGTGCCACTGTTCATCACAGCGCTGTG TTGGGACCCAATGTGGCGATTGGACCTGGAGTGACGATTGGACCAGGTGTGCGCATACGTGAGTCGATTGTTTTGGAGCAGGCGCAGATCATGGACCATACGCTCGTGCTCCACTCGATTGTGGGAAGGGGCTCCACGATTGGAGCTTGGGCTCGAGTCGAGGGCACGCCCAGTGATCCCGATCCCAATAAACCCTTTGCCAAAATGGAGAACCCACCGCTTTTCAACAACGAGGGCAAGCTGAACCCCTCGATCACAATACTGG gCTGTTTCGTGCAGGTGCCCGCCGAGAAAATCCTTCTGAACAGCATCGTTCTGCCGCACAAGGAGCTCAGTCGCAGCTTCAAAAACGAGATCATCTTGTGA
- the LOC6531542 gene encoding V-type proton ATPase subunit F 1 → MALHSAIKGKLISVIGDEDTCVGFLLGGVGEINKNRHPNFMVVDKNTAVSELEDCFKRFLKRDDIDIILINQNCAELIRHVIDAHTSPVPAVLEIPSKDHPYDASKDSILRRARGMFNPEDLVR, encoded by the coding sequence ATGGCTCTGCACTCGGCAATTAAGGGAAAACTGATCAGCGTTATCGGCGACGAGGACACCTGCGTGGGATTCCTGCTTGGCGGAGTCGGCGAGATCAACAAGAATCGCCACCCCAACTTCATGGTGGTCGACAAAAATACGGCCGTCAGCGAACTGGAGGACTGTTTCAAGCGTTTCCTCAAGCGCGACGATATCGACATCATTCTGATCAACCAGAACTGCGCGGAGCTTATTCGTCATGTGATCGATGCCCATACGTCGCCCGTGCCCGCCGTGCTGGAGATTCCCTCAAAGGACCATCCGTACGACGCCAGCAAGGACTCCATTCTGCGTCGCGCTCGCGGCATGTTCAATCCGGAGGATCTGGTGCGCTAA